The DNA window aaaaaaaaaaaagctttctcaCCTTAATTTTTAATTTAACCTTTACAATGtaatgtacttttgtaattaagtgtataaaaaatcCCTCTGTGTGTACTTTATCATTTGTCTGCACATAACTTCTTGTGTTTCTTATCATGAAACATTGTTGTTTATATGTCTCAAACCGGTGTGCATATAACTGCTATTTCTGGTTACATAGCTACTAGTTTTCAGTTTTTAAAAAGGATGTCATGTCAAAAATCCTTGTTTGTAAACACTACATTTGAATAAATTATGTAGTTATTTTACACAAAAAGCCTCTTTATTTATTACATCTGACTCGTTATGTATTATACTACTATGATTTATACTATATTACTTTGTGAAAAAAAGGCTTTATGTACATAAGATTTTTAGTAAataaccgtccatccatccatccatgttttaccgcttattccctttggggtcgcctatctcagctacaatcgggcggaattcggcgtacaccctggacaagtcgccgtctcatcgcagggccaacacagatagacagacaacattcacactcacattcacacactagagccaatttttagtgttgccaatcagtttattcccaggagcatgtctttggaagtggaaggaagccggagtaaaaaaaaaaaaccgggGTGAAAAAACCCGGCGCCTGTGAGAGCTAGACCGGAAGTGGAAGAATCGAAGAACCAATCAGAAGTCAATGTACTTGCTTGACGTCAACCGGTACAACCAATCCGATCCTTCAGATACTTTCAAACGTTGACCGCCATTGTGTGACTGTTTTTCTGGCTGCTTGGTGCGTCTGTTTTTAAACTTttaagaaggagaagaagaaaacaCCGAGGTAAGATAcatatttaatgattatttgaaacatGTTTAGGTCTTTTGGTTTCTAACGCGTATGTTTTGCATAGTTTGTACGAGCTTCCTGTTAGCTATTCAATGAACGTGAAGAATATATTGCTATAGTCGCTAACTGGGTCTACTCGGTTAACGTTACAAGCACGGTCACGTcatatatatgtttaatgtacctacAATAAAAATTATTACTTAAATACATCAAATATTTAGAATGGCATTACTGTAATAACGTTTGTCCTGTTATCCCTCTCTTTACTACAGGCACGTAATCATGGAGTCGAAATTTTCCCACTTCCGCCAACGGGACAACAGTGTGGACATGCTGAGGGTAAAAATGTCCCGCAGATTGTCTCAGTCACAGAAAGAGAACCGAGAGAAAGTTGTAAATGCAAGGAGGCAACTGGATAAACTGCAGGAGCAGGAAATATCAAGTCTGGATGCCTCCATGGCTGTGACCAACACGTCAACAATTAAAGAGATAACAAATGTCCATGCAAACTCTGCCAAAAGTATGCCTGCACACTTCCATGAATGCATTATTCGATTGAGTGCTCATCTTAATAGCTCATTTGTTTCTGTTATGTCCATCTGTGCAGGTAAAGCTGTAGAAGAGAGGCTAAAACAGCTTGCACGCTGGAAAGAGAGAAAAGCCCTTCAGAAAGAGAAGGAAAAACAAGAGAAGGAGCGTAAAGGAGTGTTTAAGACTGGCCTGTATCATCCTAAAGACACTCAGTGCCTTTTCGCTTTACCTCCCATACCTGCAGCCTTAACCAAAGCAAAGGAGGTACGCAAAAAGGCCACTCACTACACACACCTGCATTAAGTCAAAATAGGATTTGAGAAAATGCTGATTAAATTACGGGTAATGTTTTCCTACAGTAGATCCCAAATTTGTTTGAATTATGTTCTAAGACCCACCAAGCAAATTGCAAAAAAAGCTGCAAATAATGAACTCActcatttaaaagaaaaaaacgatTATTTTAAAAATCTGTGTTTctcaacttatttttttgtgaagtacctcctttttggatttttttttttttaggcaagACCCTCCTAACTAGACTAAAGAATTTTTGGTTGGCATCAAACTGTAGCATCATTAACTGATTGACTGCGGTTGAAAATAATGCTTATCAAAGAGATCTTTTTTTCACAATCCAAAATACTTCATTAACCCTCGTGGGGAAATGTTTGAAACATTTAGAATTAAAGCTCATATAAAGTGACCTACATTTTTCACAAATAAATGGTTAATTACGATATAAAGCTTTGTGCACATACAATAGGCATTAACTCAAAGTGCATTACatacagctgaaaataaaaaAGAAGTTGATATTGTGCAAAGGTTTGTTTGTTACTGAAAATTAGATTTACAAGAGGTCCTTTTCTACTAAATGTTCAGGAACTTTAGGTTCCTGTAgaggtttgtgtttccaccacaTTTCACAGTTTGGAGTAGTTTATGCAAATCAGGCTAACATAtggagtattgattgattgaaacttttaatagtagattgcacagtacagtacatattccgtacaattgaccactaaatggtaacacccgaataagtttttcaacttcaacgttaatcaattcatggtacatgaaTAGTTTAGTACATTTCtacactgataccatgtaaataaatAGACAATATTAGGTCAGAGTTATTTTACTAAAATACCAAACAATATGATTTGAATAATAAAGTGTACCGAATTGTTCAgaaaaagtcaggcttttgtctGCAGTGTCTCACAGTCAGTCATCCTCTCAGTAAATGGTGAATACTGAGGGTCATTGTGATTCTCTTTGGTCCATTTcaactgtaaataataataaataaataaatgtgtttactGTATCTCAGGTCGACTACACAAACACATTGGCTTTATACATCTTTTGATAACATTTGGGTACGGTAATTATTGCTTAAAATGTCAGCAAATTTGAAGTTTTCAAAAACTAAGcaataatcatcaaaattataatgaATAAATGCTTGACatttcactttgcatgtaatgattttatatcacatattagtttcacatttgaagtagAATTACTGACATTTTACACGATATTCTAATTTCTTAAGTTTTACCTTAATATTCTTTACCCTCTGGGGACATTTGATTTGGAATTATCTTTAAAGCCAGACATGAAAGTCCTTTAGATTTTGAAGGTCATAAAGACATTTGATAACATCCAGGACGCACAAGGAGGATACACAAGTGTTTAGAGCTGTTGCAACCAGCCACCTTTTTAGAGAACAAAAATTagtaaaaagggacaagcggtagaaaatggatggatgatttaaatgagcaaaataactCATTGTGAAAATGTATACAGATTGAAAACTGTGACCTTCTTTGATCAAAGGGCCTTCGAATGGGTAGAACTAAAATAAAATCATCACGTTTGGTGTTTTAAGGGGGAATTGagcaaataaaattaaaaaatcctaAATGTTTTCGATTTTTGAAAAATGAAAGATTTGTATGTCCTGTTTGTTTTTTAGGTATTGTGCAATAACTGCCAGTGTATAGTACTACTATGAAAGAATTGGAAATTGCTTTTCAAATTCAAGGATAAAGAAAAACTtgtaggggaaaaaaaatgtataatggaGTTACAGAACACAAATTATGGCTAAGacacagcaaaaacttacttaAAGGATACAACTTGTCAGCCTTCCCTGAGGGTTACTGTTCTTATAAAGACAAATATAATTGAATTTATAAACTGCAGTCCCAGTCAGCAGTCCCCTCtgaggtttctcattgtgcccatggggttgagtttttttcttgccctgatgtgggatctccttggggatgtcgttgtggcttttgcagccctttgagacacttgtgattaagggctatttaaataaactttgattgatgattgattgatcaaacCTCTTTATATTTATGTTACTAATAATTGAATATTTATAATTTAAATCAGACAAAAATATTTTGCGAATATGCAGGGGAACAAATGCCAAACTTCAAATAGGTGCGTGATCAACTGTATTGTGGTTGTAGGTTGACGTGTTGGTGACATACACTGCATCACAATAGCTGTTTTTAATATATTGGTTGCACAAGGGGCCAAAATAATAACACATTGAAAACATCATTATTGTGTTTGTGGATATGAAGGAGATGGTGCTGATGTGAGGTACTTAAGTTTGAGTGCGTTTGTGtataattgtgtgttttttttcgatagacaaaaacaaacaccgCTTCATCACAGAGCACCAGGGTAACTCGTTCAATGAGGCAGCAGCTAACACAGAAGGTGCCACTTCATCGCATATCTTGTTGCAAATTATTTCCATGAAACATGGTACTGTAATACCTTACATGGCCTGTGCCTTTACTTCTGCTTCCATAGCCTACAATAACCCAGATTCCAAATACAACCACAAAGAAAGGTAAATTAAATGCATCctgaacattttgtttttattttgagtgAGTGAGGCTTAGcttttctttttaaattattCCTACTGCAGAGAGACCAACCAGAGGAGCTCCCATTAAAGTGGCTCCAACTTTGGCTAAGAAAATCATATGTCCAGGTGACTGACTACCAGCAAGAATCAAGATCATTTGCAATCAGAGCCTGTAATCAGCTATCATGTTTCTTTCCACTTCTATTTCTTATTTGCACTGCAGTGGTGCCAGTAGTCCAAGCACAGTCAATCCGATCCGTCAACAGATCTGTTCCAGCAGCCCCAGTTGTGCCTAACAAGCCACATGACAAATCTGCAGGTATTCCTAAATGTAATTCCTTTGACCACACCTGTAAGGAAGACTTCAATTCCTGTTGAGTGCGTGAATGTTGTTTTTCTGCTCCTAAAAGTCGAGAGAATCACAAGAAGCAAAGCCACTGTCGTCGCTATGGTGCCACCCTCTGGAAGGGGAGGGAACTGCAAAGGTATTGTTTCATCGTTgtgtattttaatgtattatctgATCAAATTAGAGCAACAGGGGCAATAATTGGGTCTGTTGTAGCCGTTATGAAGCTCATTGGCCATCCTGCTGCTGCAACGCCCCTGGCAAGCCTTTCAGTGAGtgaaacacattaaaaaaataaaccctcCTTTgaccagtaataataataaaaatctaaTTTGTGTTAAGGTGAACGAAGAAGCAGCTGAGGAGCTTTCCTCTTCGGCCTCATTCGCTCCCAAGGGATTTGTCTTCCAGGCTCCTGTCGGTGTGTCAGCCTTCAAATTTGAGCCTCTCACACCTCGCTCAGCAGATGCCTTTCTTACACCAAGGTCTGTATGGTCCTTTTTGACCTTTTCTAAAACCCTTTTTGCATGAGCTAAtcagggatgggcgatatggccctCCTGAGATAATgatatatattgcaatattttatctGGTATATAAATGATAAGAGAACCATTTCAAAGTggtttacaaaggctcctaatttggttgCTTATATATTCTGTAACACTGAATAATTTGTAATTGTATTATATTGTCAAAACTAGGGATTTGTACCAAATTCTTAACTTTTATAGGCACCAACCAAATTTTGTCGGTACTAGCGGGTATTGATTaatgtaaaataaacattttgatgcttttgttgtccataatggcaCGACCGGATGCAGACTAAAAACGGCTCAAGGAAACAATCATTCAAGTAGCACTCagggcggactcagccaaacttcTTCAAAGTGATGTTGAAATGTTCAACACTAACAAGATAGAAAACGCTCGTAAGTAAAGTAAAGCtccattcttccaaaatgtgctagcttgatgctaatttacattggatttgccatagacaggctatAATTAGCattcacattttttaaagaattttGTAATGAAAAGTTAATCTAATCTGAATGGCACCACCAAACAGCTGGTTTGTAATAAGTACGGTGCTTAGGGTATAGACActttgtagagcgcaatataaCATTCAGCTTCATGGAAAAAGCTACTCCCTGGTTAGACACCATATCATTGATGGCCCATacgaggggtcaccaacgcggtgcccgcgggcaccaggtagcccgtaaggaccaggtgagtagcccgctggcttgttctaaaaatagcttaaatagcagcacttaccagtgagctgcctctattttttaaatgttatttatttactagcaagctggtctcactttgctctacatttttaattcaaagagagacaaaactcaaatagaatttgaaatttccaagaaaatattttaaagacttggttttcagttgtttaaataaattcatttatttttttactttgcttcttataactttcaaaaagacaattttagagagaaaatacaaccttaaaaatgattttaggatttttaaacacataccctatttccttgaatagctgccggggcgctaattaatttgaaaccttttctcactcctgcgcttaatcaaggcatgcggtaaaagtaagcaggtgctaataattttaaaacctcttctcacccctgcgtttaccaatggcatgcagtaaagaaatgagtgtgattaaaaattttttaaaaattattctgcggccgtggcccggtggttggggaccactgttatacgatgctctacaacatgttatcgcgcccacctttacaccatgctatctgcgtgccggccggacgcatgcattttgctgcttctcattcgagattgcaatgcatactttgttagcagccataccttttacactgatggttgtgatataaacaactttaacactcttactaatatgcaccacactctgtgaacccacaccaaacacatttatggagaacatcggctctgtagcacattataaacgcaacataacacttacccagaatgccatgcatccatgactcttggctatgttatacacgcgcccccaaccccgcccacctcaaccgacgcacggagagggggtgggggggattgGTGCTAGCTGGTTGTAtattatagccaagagtcatagatgcattgccttctgggtaagtgttatgttgcgtttataatgtgttacagagccgatgttctcccgaaatgtttgtcattcttgtttggtgtgggttcacagagtgtggcgcatattagtaagagtgttaaagttgttttatatcacaaccatcagtgtgatctgtatggctgtggaacaagacccctggtttacaaatagtaaatgcaaaaaaaaaacctctgtcattttgaaaaagacgacaggggaagcgttactcgtgacatcacaaatttgacccggcggttaaagtaagcatgtgctaataaatttggggagcgagtttgacccggcagtaattcaaggctggcgcatattacatgccctgcggctattcaaggaaatacggtatacctttttaccttttaaattccttcctcttctttcctgacaatttaaatcaatgttcaagtatttttttttttttttattgtaaagaataataaatgcattttaatttaattattcattttagcacctgttttttcgaagaagaatatttgtgaaatatttcttcaaatttatgattaaaattaaaattaaaatattctggcaaatctagaaaatctgtagaatcaaatttaaatcctatttcaaagtcttttgaatttcttttaaaatttttgttctggaaaatctagaagaaacaacgatttgtctttgttagaaatatagcttggtccaatttgttatatattctaacaaagagcagatcggattttaacctatttaaaacatgtcatcaaaattctaaaattaatcttaatcaggaaaaattactattgCTGTtctataaattgtttttttaattttttcaaaaatattcaaattagctaatttttctccatttttttcgattgaattttgaaattttaaagagtcgaaattgaagaaagtatgtttcaaaatttaattttctttttttttcctgttttctcctcttctaaaccgttcaattaggtgtttttttcatcatttattctctaaaaaaaaccttcagtaaaaggaaaaaaaatgtacggcggaatgacaggcaaaaatacccattttttatatatgtagatttatttattaaaggtaaattgagcaaattggctttttctggcaatttatttaagtgtgtatcaaactggtagcctttcgcattaatcagtacccaagaagtagctcttggtttcaaaaaggttggtgacccctggcctatacAGTACTGCCATCAAAAGTTTTGATGTGCATTGCAAATGACACTcaaatgtaaaattaaaaaaaaacaatacgtaACAACTGAACAGCACAGTTATCACAATTAACTTTAAATGTTGCATCACAAATTAAATTTGACTATcaaacaattattatttattaacacacagaaaaaaagaaaattgatACTATTGAGAACTGATATCGATTCCCAGTTACTGGGAATTGGCACCGTATCGATTAAAATGTGAACAGTACCCCTTTTTAAAACCAAATTTTAATCTACTtgcttatttactgttaatagcaTATTACTTTATGTTGTCTACACTTATGTTAACgtgtaataagcacttattcttcttCTGATGTTTGGATACTTAACTTtcgttttgggtgatactacacatttgggtatcgatccaacaCCAAATAGTTACAGGGACAGTAATGGTCATATCAATGATAATACTTAGTTTTCAGGATCATTTATATGATACcatttttgaccacgactgtaatcAGACAAAACACAGGAGCAATTAATATTAAAATTGTTTCCTTATTACATAGACGATGTATAGTAAAGTAAATGgttccaaataattaaacaaaagcaaaaactactttcTGATCTTTTTTCcttagtttgtaaacaataaaagcGATTTTGTGAAAAGAAATATCGATATAATCACTGTAGTATCGACCACACCGGGTATCGTTACTGTCTATTTGTTTTTATACGCCCACCCGTTTTCATTCAAAAGCTTTggcttagcggttagctattcTTTTTTGTATCCTACTGTGTGTAGCATAACTAGTTCAGCTATTCTTTGTCCtctagtgataatgatacttgtaaaaaaacagTTTATTTGCCACAGGCGAGGATTTGATATTTAGAAGCTGCACTGTGGAGAGACATTAGCATAGACGCTACATTGCTTTGAGGACGTCTTTGTGTGCATGTCGCTGTCAAAATGATATAGATTTTTACATCAttcatatagttttttttttactgtttcctTCCAATCCCCAGCTTCAATTTTCCACCTGCCCCTGTATTTAATGATAAAGCTCAAGCAAAGCCAAGTGGATCTTCGCCACCTAAATCACCTCGCCGCTCTCCTCCTCGAGCCCCAAGTAGCCCGCTAGAATCCAAGCATGATGTGCCATATTTTAGGTAACCAGGATAATATTGTGTGAAAAGCTGTGTATTTATAAAGAATGTGTCAATTTTGAAGTGCTGTGTACTTATGTTTAGGTCAGAGATTAATAACGAGACGGACAAACTGACATCTCTCAGTGCTCAGTGGGAGCCTAAAGTGGAAGATGTCTCTATTCCTGAAGAAAGTGagtaaaataattgtttttaaatggcTTATTTTTTAAAATGCTTATTTTATTAATTGCTCCACGTGTGTTCAGTGAGAGACCGCATGCGTACAGCCATCGGTCAAGCAAGGTTGCTCATGAAAGAGCGCTTCAACCAGTTCAGCGGTCTGGTGGACGATTGCGAGCTGGGCCGAGGGGACAAACTCACCACCTGCAGTGACCTCCAGGGTTTCTGGGACATGGTTTACTTCCAGGTAATGGGAAACACCTGTTGTTGTGTTTCTCAGTGGCAAAACAGTGCTCACAAGTTGCACTCTTGTTTCCCAGGTAGAAGATGTAAGCAGGAAGTTTGATGCCCTTAAAGAAGCAGAGGTGCGAGGGTGGGTAGAGGAGCACAAGCCACAGACCCGACAGCGAAAAGCAGTCAAGGTGagtatttgatatattttttagtGTTCAGTAAATA is part of the Nerophis ophidion isolate RoL-2023_Sa linkage group LG08, RoL_Noph_v1.0, whole genome shotgun sequence genome and encodes:
- the dlgap5 gene encoding disks large-associated protein 5 isoform X1, with translation MESKFSHFRQRDNSVDMLRVKMSRRLSQSQKENREKVVNARRQLDKLQEQEISSLDASMAVTNTSTIKEITNVHANSAKSKAVEERLKQLARWKERKALQKEKEKQEKERKGVFKTGLYHPKDTQCLFALPPIPAALTKAKETKTNTASSQSTRVTRSMRQQLTQKPTITQIPNTTTKKERPTRGAPIKVAPTLAKKIICPVVPVVQAQSIRSVNRSVPAAPVVPNKPHDKSAVERITRSKATVVAMVPPSGRGGNCKAVMKLIGHPAAATPLASLSVNEEAAEELSSSASFAPKGFVFQAPVGVSAFKFEPLTPRSADAFLTPSFNFPPAPVFNDKAQAKPSGSSPPKSPRRSPPRAPSSPLESKHDVPYFRSEINNETDKLTSLSAQWEPKVEDVSIPEEMRDRMRTAIGQARLLMKERFNQFSGLVDDCELGRGDKLTTCSDLQGFWDMVYFQVEDVSRKFDALKEAEVRGWVEEHKPQTRQRKAVKKPVVPPTKPPGTKAGAKSGLAAIKAAMRAKKQAAEAEEASKVAGDPQDEATPPEGPQSQVAPQATDTVVFDGGFFSVESPARASGYVRRSRRLSAAMPPQASPCTSYPSPRRVTRHSLALAQTHGTPVQGNQTPLRLSSKKRLQLHTPQPTADTSLSFLLPTEMRSCSPLLEETSTCPAEIVSVQESTMCVIPNISVVQENDEAAKSVTTALSFMPSPSSTPCQCSSTQTTSPAVPSSKGTPKSMCTTPDSTVVEEIPGLDFERYLQPSHRCSLSPMEPVTMETLSSMTVDVEMESPKSQSEHLTQQEVLPPPFSPLTPQTTQERTAQASLLLFTPNPKDRIRPSVCPSDLMYFTPPL
- the dlgap5 gene encoding disks large-associated protein 5 isoform X2, whose protein sequence is MESKFSHFRQRDNSVDMLRVKMSRRLSQSQKENREKVVNARRQLDKLQEQEISSLDASMAVTNTSTIKEITNVHANSAKSKAVEERLKQLARWKERKALQKEKEKQEKERKGVFKTGLYHPKDTQCLFALPPIPAALTKAKETKTNTASSQSTRVTRSMRQQLTQKPTITQIPNTTTKKERPTRGAPIKVAPTLAKKIICPVVPVVQAQSIRSVNRSVPAAPVVPNKPHDKSAVERITRSKATVVAMVPPSGRGGNCKAVMKLIGHPAAATPLASLSVNEEAAEELSSSASFAPKGFVFQAPVGVSAFKFEPLTPRSADAFLTPSFNFPPAPVFNDKAQAKPSGSSPPKSPRRSPPRAPSSPLESKHDVPYFRSEINNETDKLTSLSAQWEPKVEDVSIPEEMRDRMRTAIGQARLLMKERFNQFSGLVDDCELGRGDKLTTCSDLQGFWDMVYFQVEDVSRKFDALKEAEVRGWVEEHKPQTRQRKAVKKPVVPPTKPPGTKAGAKSGLAAIKAAMRAKKQAAEAEEASKVAGDPQDEATPPEGPQSQVAPQATDTVVFDGGFFSVESPARASGYVRRSRRLSAAMPPQASPCTSYPSPRRVTRHSLALAQTHGTPVQGNQTPLRLSSKKRLQLHTPQPTADTSLSFLLPTEMRSCSPLLEETSTCPAEIVSVQESTMCVIPNISVVQENDEAAKSVTTALSFMPSPSSTPCQCSSTQTTSPAVPSSKGTPKSMCTTPDSTVVEEIPGLDFERYLQPSHRCSLSPMEPVTMETLSSMTVDVEMESPKSQSEHLTQQEGADSTGVLASLHPESQGPDTPVGLPK